A single region of the Ziziphus jujuba cultivar Dongzao chromosome 10, ASM3175591v1 genome encodes:
- the LOC112490995 gene encoding uncharacterized protein LOC112490995: MLNKSGFGWNDTLKCVEIDSDDAWKAYVQSNPSAKSWRDKPFPIYERLASIFGKDRATGHGAQTLIDLVNDINMEPDNDQFNDVGSPMSMNQIHSQLPTQFQLRGKRKAQSKDVDIVSELNNVVDKFIDKLATQLDKLEKSDINYPQYLTMELDRLGFPITDNLKISKAMRSDPSNVEVFKIIKTDAQKIEFARGFLDN; the protein is encoded by the exons TGCTgaacaaaagtggatttggatggaatgacactcttaaatgtgtggagATTGACAGTGACGATGCTTggaaagcatatgtgcag agtaatccaAGTGCAAAAAGTTGGAGAGATAAACCTTTTCCGATATATGAGAGGCTTGCTAGTATTTTTGGGAAGGATCGGGCAAcaggacatggagcacaaactctAATTGATTTAGTTAATGATATCAATATGGAGCCTGACAATGACCAATTTAATGATGTGGGTTCTCCAATGTCTATGAATCAAATACATAGTCAACTGCCCACACAATTCCAATTAAGAGGTAAGAGGAAAGCTCAATCGAAGGATGTTGACATCGTTAGCGAGTTAAACAATGTAGTAGATAAGTTTATTGATAAATTGGCTACACAGTTAGACAAGTTGGAGAAGTCTGATATCAACTATCCACAATACTTAACTATGGAGCTTGACAGGTTAGGATTCCCTATTACtgacaatctcaaaatctctaaggcaatgagatcgGATCCATCGAATGTTGAGGTTTTCAAGATTATTAAAACCGATGCGcagaagattgaatttgctcgtggatttttggataactaa